GCCGCGCCTTCTGGGGCGCGCCCTTGATGTACTTGCCGGTCGCTCTGGCTTCCATAGCTCGTTATCCTCTTCGGCCCTATCTGACGCGGGCGCCCTTCTCAGACCTGGTGGCGTGCCCCTTGTAGGTGCGGGTGGGCGCGAACTCGCCCAGCTTGTGGCCCACCATGTTTTCCGTGATGTAGATGGGGATGAACTTTTTGCCGTTGTGGACGGCGATGGTGTGCCCCACCATGTCGGGGAAAATGGTCGACCGGCGCGACCAGGTCTTGATCACGCTCTTGTCGTTGGTCTCGTTGTAATGCTGGACCTTCTTCATCAAGTGCTCGTCGATGAAGGGCCCTTTCTTGACGCTTCTGGGCATCGTTTCTCCTAGTGACGGCTTCTTCTACTTCTTCTTGCGCCGGCGCACGATGAACTTGTCGGTGCGCTTGTTGCGGCGCGTCTTCTTGCCCTTGGTCTGCCAGCCCCAGGGCGAGCAGGGGTGGCGTCCGCCCGAGGTGCGGCCCTCGCCGCCGCCCATGGGGTGATCGACGGGATTCATGGCCACTCCGCGGACCTTGGGACGGCGCCCTTTCCAGCGCTTGGCCCCGGCCTTGCCCAAGGAGACGTTTTCATGGTTCAGGTTGCCCACCTGGCCCAGCGTGGCCCGGCAGTGGATGTGGATGCGCCGCACCTCGCCGGAGGGCAGCCTCACCTGGGCGTAGGATCCTTCCTTGGCCACCAACTGAGCGGCCGCCCCGGCGCTGCGCACCAACTGCCCTCCCCGTCCTTGGGAGAGCTCGATGTTGTGGATGGTGGCGCCCAGCGGAATGTTGAGCAGGGGCAGGTTGTTGCCCGGCACGATGTCGGCCGAGGGCCCCGATTCCACCTTGTCGCCGGCCTGCAGCCCGTTGGGAGCCAGGATGTAGCGCTTTTCGCCGTCGGCGTAATGGAGCAGGGCGATGCGGGCGCTGCGGTTGGGATCGTACTCGATGGAGGCCACGGTGGCCGGGATCCCGTCCTTCTGCCGCTTGAAATCGATGCTGCGGTACTTGCGCTTGTGTCCCCCGCCGCGCCGGCGCACGGCGATCTGGCCCTTTCCGTCGCGTCCGCTGATGCGCTTTTTACCCTTGGTGAGCGCCTTGAGCGGCTTCTCGGCCGTGAGCTCCTCGCGGCGCTGAGTGGTGCGGTGACGCGTTCCGGGCGAGGTCGGATTGTACTTGCGAATTGCCATGAGTTACGTCCTAC
The window above is part of the Acidobacteriota bacterium genome. Proteins encoded here:
- the rpsS gene encoding 30S ribosomal protein S19: MPRSVKKGPFIDEHLMKKVQHYNETNDKSVIKTWSRRSTIFPDMVGHTIAVHNGKKFIPIYITENMVGHKLGEFAPTRTYKGHATRSEKGARVR
- the rplB gene encoding 50S ribosomal protein L2, yielding MAIRKYNPTSPGTRHRTTQRREELTAEKPLKALTKGKKRISGRDGKGQIAVRRRGGGHKRKYRSIDFKRQKDGIPATVASIEYDPNRSARIALLHYADGEKRYILAPNGLQAGDKVESGPSADIVPGNNLPLLNIPLGATIHNIELSQGRGGQLVRSAGAAAQLVAKEGSYAQVRLPSGEVRRIHIHCRATLGQVGNLNHENVSLGKAGAKRWKGRRPKVRGVAMNPVDHPMGGGEGRTSGGRHPCSPWGWQTKGKKTRRNKRTDKFIVRRRKKK